In a single window of the Syngnathus typhle isolate RoL2023-S1 ecotype Sweden linkage group LG19, RoL_Styp_1.0, whole genome shotgun sequence genome:
- the LOC133143960 gene encoding cadherin-12-like has protein sequence MLARNCLLLFLWYHLQEGSASPPPTIGPPSSPSRPGRMAGRVRTRSSLGSVRNGPAGFQRVKRGWVWNQFFVLEEYMGSDPQYVGKLHTDLDQGESVVKYTLSGEGAGSIFTIDQTTGDIHALRSLDREEKPYYTLRAQAVDLNSNKPLEPESEFVIKVQDINDNEPKFLEGPYRATVPEMSPVGTYVTQVTATDADDPTYGNSARVVYSILHGQPYFSVDPKTGVIKTALPNMDREVKEQYQVLIQAKDMGGQLGGLAGTTVVNISLSDVNDNPPRFSKSFFHLRVPESSAVGSAVGRIKAHDLDVGRNAEVEYTIVPGDGGAMFDITTNAHNQDGVIILKRPLDYESKKAYTFKVDASNAHLDPRFQTFGAFKDTATVKINVLDVDEPPVFNKAAYVMDVYEDTPAGTIIGAVTAQDLDAGSSPVRYSIDWRSDPDGYFDIDPVEGTISTNEMLDRESLAWHNISIVATKLNSPVLTSRVAVSVHVLDINEFPPELASPYESFVCENAKMGQVIQLFSAKDQDLPNAGQRFSFKATKDEVRNRNFTIRDFGNNTGGIVTKRGGFRRRSQEIFHLPVVIEDNGYPSKSSTGTLTIRVCGCATDGSLLTCSAEAVFLPVGLSTGALIAILLCIVILLVIVVLYVGLKRQKKKETLMSSKEDIRDNVIHYDDEGGGEEDTHAFDMGTLRNPKVVKDNLFRRDVKPEVKRGPRGPPSKDSADIRAFISQRLKEHDGDSSAPPYDSLATYAYEGDGSVAESLSSIESLAVDAEEDYDYLNEWGPRFKTLAGIFGEHSEARSDSTNTEH, from the exons ATGCTAGCAAGGAACTGCCTGCTGCTGTTCCTTTGGTATCACCTTCAGGAAGGCTCGGCCTCGCCGCCACCCACCATAGGGCCGCCCTCCTCGCCATCGAGACCCGGCAGGATGGCGGGGAGGGTGCGCACCAGGAGCTCGCTGGGCTCCGTCAGGAACGGCCCGGCAGGGTTCCAACGAGTTAAGAGGGGCTGGGTGTGGAACCAGTTCTTTGTGCTGGAGGAGTACATGGGCTCTGACCCGCAGTACGTGGGCAAG CTTCACACGGACCTGGATCAGGGCGAGAGCGTGGTTAAGTACACGCTCTCAGGCGAAGGGGCCGGCTCCATTTTTACCATCGACCAAACCACGGGAGACATTCACGCCTTACGGAGTCTGGACCGTGAAGAGAAGCCTTACTACACGCTACGGGCACAGGCCGTCGACCTCAACAGCAACAAGCCTCTGGAGCCCGAGTCCGAGTTTGTGATCAAGGTGCAGGACATCAACGACAACGAACCCAAGTTCTTGGAGGGGCCGTATCGGGCCACGGTTCCCGAGATGTCACCCGTGG GGACGTACGTGACGCAGGTGACAGCCACCGACGCGGATGACCCGACATACGGTAACAGCGCCAGGGTGGTGTACAGCATCCTGCATGGACAGCCCTACTTTTCAGTGGACCCCAAAACTG GCGTGATCAAGACGGCCTTGCCCAACATGGACCGAGAGGTGAAGGAGCAGTACCAGGTGCTAATCCAGGCCAAGGACATGGGGGGCCAACTGGGAGGGCTGGCCGGGACCACCGTGGTCAATATCTCCCTCAGcgacgtcaacgacaacccGCCCAGGTTCTCCAAAA GTTTTTTCCACTTGCGCGTTCCCGAATCTTCGGCGGTGGGCTCGGCGGTGGGCAGAATCAAGGCCCACGACTTGGACGTGGGCAGGAACGCCGAAGTGGAGTACACCATCGTGCCGGGCGATGGGGGCGCCATGTTTGACATCACCACCAATGCGCACAATCAAGATGGCGTCATCATTCTCAAGCGG CCACTGGACTATGAGAGCAAGAAGGCGTACACCTTCAAGGTGGACGCCTCCAACGCTCATCTGGACCCCAGATTCCAAACCTTCGGGGCCTTCAAAGACACGGCGACGGTGAAGATTAATGTCCTGGATGTGGACGAGCCCCCGGTGTTCAATAAGGCCGCCTACGTGATGGACGTGTACGAGGACACACCGGCGGGCACCATCATCGGAGCTGTGACGGCTCAGGATTTGGATGCCGGCAGCAGTCCAGTCAG ATACTCCATCGACTGGAGGAGCGACCCGGACGGCTATTTTGACATCGACCCGGTGGAGGGAACCATCTCCACCAACGAGATGCTGGACAGGGAGAGCCTGGCCTGGCACAACATCTCCATCGTGGCCACCAAGCTGA ATAGTCCGGTTCTGACCAGCCGGGTGGCCGTCTCCGTCCACGTGTTGGACATCAACGAGTTCCCGCCTGAACTCGCCAGCCCCTACGAGAGTTTTGTGTGCGAAAACGCCAAAATGGGACAG GTGATTCAACTGTTCAGCGCAAAGGATCAAGATCTGCCCAACGCCGGACAGCGGTTCTCCTTCAAAGCAACAAAAGATGAAGTCCGAAACAGGAATTTCACCATCAGAGACTTTGGAA ACAACACGGGCGGAATCGTGACCAAGCGAGGCGGGTTCCGCCGACGCTCACAGGAGATCTTCCACCTGCCTGTGGTGATCGAGGATAACGGTTACCCGTCCAAGAGCAGCACAGGAACCTTGACCATCCGAGTGTGCGGCTGCGCAACCGACGGATCGCTGCTGACGTGTAGCGCCGAGGCTGTTTTCCTACCCGTGGGCCTGAGCACAGGCGCGCTCATCGCCATCCTCCTGTGCATCGTCATCCTGCTGG TCATCGTGGTCCTCTATGTGGGCCTGAAGCggcagaagaagaaggagacgcTGATGTCATCCAAGGAGGACATCCGGGACAACGTGATCCACTACGACGACGAAGGCGGCGGCGAGGAGGACACGCACGCCTTCGACATGGGGACGCTCCGCAACCCCAAAGTGGTCAAAGACAACCTGTTCCGCCGGGACGTCAAGCCGGAGGTCAAGCGGGGACCCAGGGGGCCCCCCTCCAAGGACAGCGCCGACATCCGGGCCTTCATCAGCCAGCGGCTGAAGGAACACGACGGCGACAGCTCGGCGCCGCCGTACGACTCGCTCGCCACTTACGCCTACGAGGGCGACGGCTCGGTGGCTGAGTCACTCAGCTCCATCGAATCGTTGGCCGTCGACGCTGAGGAGGACTACGATTACCTCAACGAGTGGGGGCCCCGCTTCAAGACACTGGCGGGAATATTCGGGGAGCACTCGGAAGCCCGCTCGGACTCCACCAACACGGAGCATTGA